The candidate division WOR-3 bacterium genome contains a region encoding:
- a CDS encoding TolC family protein: MITFILSFLILTEPVHIYYFPDTLYISLKEAKEYARKYSVYKEEADYYKKTGINNVLGISSELLPSINLSFSYSETKEPTKSSYRGSFTINEKVFDIETYLNLFFINKSFNFYNLSKKERLEYLDYICENSYFNLLRFYNIYQVKKNLLAYKEEYKNLIEEKYKLGQVSKVDYLRAKTDYALASQQLLSSEKNFKQAMVALKIILGIKEDKIILPKTEIPELKEEFLNRIKKIGEKEVDKVLKENLNLKKASIQKTLAKVSYASAILRIFPICQFSYTSAYSDSERFYFTLKDWDQRDNISFSLSFSFPLFDLKNYLLNINNKKLQLKKSKIDERKTYEEILKSTMDGLLSLKEAIEKYEYGKANLEMAEELYSLAKEQLRLGKISYLDFMNIENTYNEAKSNYISSLCDIYMGISLLRYLGLKDLKMEEE; the protein is encoded by the coding sequence ATGATTACTTTTATTCTTTCTTTTCTTATTCTTACCGAACCCGTCCATATTTATTACTTTCCTGATACTTTATATATTTCTTTGAAAGAGGCTAAAGAGTACGCAAGAAAATATAGTGTCTATAAAGAAGAAGCCGATTATTATAAAAAAACTGGTATAAATAATGTTTTGGGAATAAGTTCTGAATTGTTACCATCAATAAATCTATCTTTCTCTTATTCTGAAACTAAAGAGCCAACGAAAAGTTCCTATCGGGGAAGTTTTACGATTAATGAAAAGGTTTTTGATATAGAGACTTATCTAAATCTCTTCTTTATCAACAAAAGTTTTAATTTTTATAATTTAAGCAAGAAAGAGAGGTTGGAGTATTTAGATTATATTTGTGAGAATTCTTATTTTAATCTTTTACGTTTTTACAATATCTATCAAGTAAAGAAAAATCTCTTAGCCTACAAAGAAGAGTATAAAAATCTAATTGAAGAGAAATATAAACTTGGTCAAGTTAGTAAGGTTGATTATTTGCGGGCAAAAACCGATTATGCCTTGGCTTCCCAACAACTTTTGAGTAGTGAGAAAAATTTCAAGCAGGCAATGGTTGCCTTAAAGATTATTTTGGGGATAAAAGAAGATAAAATTATCCTTCCTAAAACCGAGATACCCGAATTAAAAGAGGAATTTCTTAATAGAATAAAGAAAATTGGTGAAAAAGAAGTAGATAAAGTTTTAAAAGAAAACTTGAATCTAAAAAAAGCCAGTATCCAAAAGACCTTGGCAAAAGTTTCTTATGCTTCGGCAATATTAAGAATTTTTCCAATTTGTCAATTTTCTTACACCTCGGCTTATAGTGATAGTGAAAGATTTTATTTCACCCTAAAAGATTGGGATCAAAGGGATAATATTTCTTTTTCTCTTTCCTTTTCTTTTCCGCTCTTTGACCTTAAGAATTATCTGTTAAATATTAATAATAAGAAATTACAATTAAAAAAGAGCAAGATTGACGAAAGAAAAACTTATGAAGAGATTTTAAAATCAACGATGGATGGTCTTTTAAGTTTAAAAGAAGCGATTGAGAAATACGAATACGGCAAGGCAAATTTAGAGATGGCAGAAGAACTTTATTCTTTGGCAAAGGAACAGTTGAGATTGGGAAAGATTTCTTATTTAGACTTTATGAATATTGAAAACACTTATAACGAAGCCAAAAGTAATTATATCTCCTCTCTTTGTGATATTTATATGGGCATTTCTCTTTTAAGATATTTAGGTTTAAAAGATTTAAAAATGGAGGAAGAATGA
- a CDS encoding CvpA family protein: MTFLDVLIPLFILIVAIIQAIRGRAGMGKPLFEMVAFILAVVLANRFKEGLSSLIKLDVYWTFLITFIILLIILLYLAYLLFNITEWSLGNLDSFFSFLFGIAIGWVICFVVIKFLYLKYTEESEIGFLLSSSKMANEIYYFKTYNKIMELLYKAKLGPEVEEIPNP; the protein is encoded by the coding sequence ATGACTTTCTTAGATGTTTTAATCCCCCTTTTTATTTTGATTGTAGCAATAATTCAGGCGATTAGGGGAAGAGCAGGAATGGGGAAACCTCTTTTTGAAATGGTTGCTTTTATTTTGGCAGTAGTTTTAGCAAACCGATTTAAAGAGGGTTTAAGTTCTTTAATAAAATTAGATGTTTATTGGACTTTTTTAATTACCTTTATTATTCTTTTAATTATTCTTCTCTATCTTGCCTATCTTCTTTTTAATATTACCGAATGGTCTTTAGGTAACTTAGACTCTTTTTTCTCCTTTTTATTTGGTATTGCGATTGGTTGGGTTATCTGTTTTGTTGTTATAAAATTTCTATATCTGAAATATACCGAAGAGAGCGAAATCGGTTTCTTATTATCTTCTTCCAAAATGGCGAATGAGATATATTATTTTAAGACTTATAACAAAATAATGGAACTTCTTTATAAAGCCAAATTAGGACCAGAAGTTGAAGAGATACCAAATCCCTAA
- a CDS encoding prepilin-type N-terminal cleavage/methylation domain-containing protein, whose amino-acid sequence MGEKKGFTLIEMLLVILIIGILINIFLPHFSLFQERAKRTQIKNNMQVLQKALMAWAADHSGEFPLPDIVGEVLDPEGPLAYYFPGGNPANEDNIGNFPINPYTGLRYNSEYEDLFYGGNYVFENYGDNAKTWAGDTTCPYLKWASDEAISGQIAVGVYFDTITYAVIQYGIAGWGRCFLDSLNYPLYEVTPLAKDPFDKRYWKFYILHN is encoded by the coding sequence ATGGGAGAGAAAAAAGGTTTCACTTTAATAGAAATGCTTTTAGTAATTTTGATTATTGGTATTTTAATAAATATTTTTCTTCCCCATTTCTCACTTTTTCAAGAAAGAGCAAAAAGAACACAAATAAAAAACAATATGCAAGTTCTCCAGAAGGCCTTAATGGCTTGGGCAGCAGACCACAGCGGTGAATTTCCTTTACCTGATATTGTTGGCGAAGTTTTGGATCCGGAAGGTCCATTGGCCTATTATTTTCCAGGCGGTAATCCGGCAAATGAAGATAATATTGGTAATTTTCCAATCAACCCTTATACTGGTTTAAGGTATAATAGTGAATATGAAGATTTATTTTATGGTGGCAATTATGTTTTTGAAAATTATGGTGATAATGCCAAGACTTGGGCCGGAGATACTACCTGTCCTTATTTAAAATGGGCAAGTGATGAGGCAATTTCCGGTCAGATTGCTGTTGGTGTCTATTTTGATACAATAACTTATGCTGTTATCCAATATGGGATTGCTGGTTGGGGAAGATGTTTTTTAGATAGTTTAAACTATCCGCTATACGAAGTTACGCCTCTCGCGAAAGACCCTTTTGATAAAAGATATTGGAAATTTTATATTCTTCACAATTAA
- the groL gene encoding chaperonin GroEL (60 kDa chaperone family; promotes refolding of misfolded polypeptides especially under stressful conditions; forms two stacked rings of heptamers to form a barrel-shaped 14mer; ends can be capped by GroES; misfolded proteins enter the barrel where they are refolded when GroES binds) has product MAAKELKFNEEARRAILRGVETLAAAVKATLGPKGRNVVIEKKWGAPTITKDGVTVAKEIELEDKFENLGAQMVKEVASKTSDVAGDGTTTATVLAEAIYREGLKVVAAGANAMAVQRGIEKAVNTVVEELKKISKKISSRQEIAQVATIAANNNAEIGNLIADAMEKVGKEGVITVEEAKSLETTLEVVEGMQFDRGYLSPYFITNPDKMECELEDCYILLYEKKISSARDLLPILEKVAQKGKPILIIAEEVEGEALATLVVNKVRGTLQCCAVKAPGYGERRRAMMEDIAILTGGRLISEDLGIKLENVQISDLGRAKRVVVDKENTTIVEGMGSKKEIQGRIEMIRKQIEETKSDYDREKLQERLAKLAGGVAVINVGAATEVEMKQKKALVEDALHATRAAVEEGVVPGGGVALIRCIPALEKLKLEGDEQIGVEIVKKALEEPLKQLANNAGVEGSVIVEKVKAEKNPNVGFNVETMKFEDMFEAGIIDPTKVTRTALQNASSVAALLVTTECAIVEKPEKEKMPPTPPGGYEY; this is encoded by the coding sequence ATGGCAGCAAAAGAATTGAAATTTAATGAAGAAGCAAGAAGAGCAATTTTACGTGGTGTAGAAACCTTAGCAGCCGCAGTAAAGGCTACGCTTGGTCCTAAGGGAAGAAATGTGGTTATCGAAAAGAAATGGGGTGCTCCGACGATCACCAAAGACGGTGTCACCGTAGCGAAAGAGATTGAATTAGAAGACAAATTTGAAAATCTTGGTGCTCAAATGGTAAAGGAAGTTGCTTCGAAAACTTCTGATGTTGCGGGTGACGGCACTACTACCGCGACGGTTTTAGCAGAAGCGATTTATCGAGAGGGATTAAAAGTAGTTGCTGCTGGTGCTAATGCGATGGCGGTTCAGAGAGGTATTGAGAAGGCGGTAAATACCGTTGTGGAGGAGTTGAAGAAGATTTCCAAAAAGATCTCTTCTCGTCAAGAAATTGCCCAAGTGGCAACGATTGCGGCAAATAATAATGCCGAAATCGGTAATCTAATTGCTGATGCGATGGAAAAAGTCGGTAAGGAAGGTGTGATCACGGTTGAAGAGGCAAAATCCTTAGAAACTACTTTGGAAGTCGTTGAAGGAATGCAATTTGACCGTGGTTATCTTTCTCCTTATTTCATTACCAATCCCGACAAAATGGAGTGCGAATTAGAAGATTGTTATATTTTGCTTTATGAGAAAAAGATTTCTTCGGCAAGAGATTTATTGCCAATTTTAGAAAAGGTTGCGCAAAAGGGCAAACCGATTTTAATAATCGCCGAAGAAGTTGAAGGTGAGGCGCTTGCTACCTTAGTCGTGAATAAAGTTCGGGGCACTCTCCAATGCTGCGCAGTTAAGGCACCAGGCTATGGTGAAAGAAGAAGGGCGATGATGGAGGATATTGCTATCCTTACCGGTGGTCGGTTAATTTCCGAAGATTTGGGAATTAAATTAGAAAATGTCCAAATCTCTGATTTAGGAAGAGCAAAGCGAGTGGTGGTGGACAAAGAGAATACGACGATTGTGGAAGGTATGGGTTCTAAGAAAGAGATTCAAGGTCGGATTGAGATGATTAGAAAACAGATTGAGGAGACAAAATCGGATTATGACCGTGAGAAATTACAAGAGCGATTGGCAAAATTGGCCGGTGGTGTGGCGGTCATTAATGTTGGTGCGGCTACCGAAGTGGAAATGAAACAGAAGAAAGCCTTAGTAGAAGATGCTTTACACGCTACAAGGGCAGCGGTTGAAGAAGGTGTTGTTCCTGGTGGCGGTGTTGCCTTAATCCGTTGCATTCCGGCTTTAGAAAAACTAAAATTGGAAGGCGACGAACAGATTGGTGTGGAGATTGTGAAAAAGGCGTTGGAAGAGCCGCTCAAACAACTTGCCAACAATGCGGGGGTTGAAGGTTCGGTAATTGTTGAGAAAGTGAAAGCCGAAAAGAATCCCAATGTTGGTTTCAATGTGGAGACAATGAAATTTGAGGATATGTTTGAAGCAGGAATTATCGATCCGACAAAAGTTACTCGGACTGCGCTCCAAAATGCGAGTAGCGTTGCTGCTTTACTGGTGACTACCGAATGCGCAATCGTTGAGAAACCTGAAAAAGAGAAGATGCCACCAACCCCACCGGGCGGATATGAATATTAA
- the groES gene encoding co-chaperone GroES codes for MKIKPLADRVVVERIEEEEVKKGGIILPDTAKEKPIKGKVIAVGPGRLDDKGNRIPMEVKKGDIVLFGKYAGQEIKIDNKEYLIMREDEILAIIEEKEE; via the coding sequence ATGAAAATAAAACCCTTGGCTGACAGGGTTGTTGTTGAAAGAATAGAAGAAGAGGAAGTAAAAAAGGGCGGTATCATTTTACCGGATACCGCTAAAGAGAAGCCGATTAAGGGCAAAGTTATTGCGGTTGGTCCTGGTCGTCTTGATGATAAAGGAAATCGTATTCCAATGGAAGTGAAGAAAGGAGACATTGTTCTCTTCGGAAAGTATGCCGGTCAAGAAATCAAAATCGATAACAAGGAGTATCTCATAATGAGGGAAGATGAGATTTTAGCAATAATTGAAGAAAAGGAGGAGTAA
- a CDS encoding BCAM0308 family protein has product MRKIIRKEPKKKGDDPYLLPKSLPDPTICPTCNLLYHDKRWIRNDELANMVSMVAYKYKCPSCRKIEDHYVMGVVNISGNFYHTHREDIVNLVKNTEKREILRNPLDRIMSLKNVKDMLVIETTSENLAIAIGKALKRAYKGNLEIKFSSDNKFVRVNWQRD; this is encoded by the coding sequence ATGAGAAAAATAATCAGAAAAGAACCAAAGAAAAAAGGTGATGATCCTTATTTATTGCCTAAAAGTTTACCAGATCCAACAATTTGTCCTACCTGTAATCTTTTATATCATGATAAAAGATGGATAAGAAATGATGAACTAGCGAATATGGTGAGTATGGTTGCTTATAAATATAAATGTCCCTCCTGCCGGAAAATAGAAGACCATTATGTTATGGGGGTTGTGAATATCAGCGGAAATTTCTATCATACTCATAGGGAAGATATTGTGAATCTGGTAAAGAACACTGAGAAAAGAGAAATTTTAAGGAATCCTTTGGATAGGATAATGAGTCTAAAAAATGTTAAAGATATGCTGGTGATAGAGACTACTTCAGAAAATTTAGCGATTGCGATTGGTAAGGCACTCAAAAGGGCTTATAAAGGAAATTTAGAGATAAAATTTTCTTCTGATAACAAGTTTGTAAGAGTTAATTGGCAGCGCGATTAA
- a CDS encoding MBL fold metallo-hydrolase: MKLGKFEIYPILDGYFGLDGGAMFGIVPKVIWEKMNPADERNRIRLALRTLLVKTPNELILIDTGIGTKFNEKYVDIYKIENQYLNIEKELKELKITLEDIEIVINTHLHFDHCGGNTKAITYEKEIIEYIPTFKKAIYFVQKEEFEYALAPDVRSKNSYLKENFLPIRDKFKFPENEKITDGIYVIKTGGHTVGHQIILIQSEGETCCYLGDLIPTLSHLKIPYIMGYDLFPLETMKFKEELLKKAKKEKWYLVFEHDPNISMIKFINEEEYLVIC, encoded by the coding sequence ATGAAATTGGGGAAGTTTGAAATCTATCCAATTCTTGATGGTTATTTTGGATTAGATGGTGGAGCGATGTTTGGTATTGTACCTAAAGTAATTTGGGAAAAAATGAATCCTGCTGACGAGAGAAATAGAATTAGACTCGCTTTAAGAACCTTGTTAGTAAAAACTCCTAACGAATTAATTTTAATTGATACTGGAATTGGCACAAAGTTTAATGAGAAGTATGTTGATATTTATAAGATTGAAAACCAGTATTTAAATATCGAAAAAGAATTGAAAGAGTTGAAAATTACTTTAGAGGATATTGAGATTGTGATAAATACTCATCTTCATTTTGACCATTGTGGTGGTAATACAAAAGCGATTACTTATGAAAAGGAGATAATAGAATATATTCCAACTTTCAAAAAGGCAATCTATTTTGTCCAAAAGGAAGAATTTGAATATGCCCTTGCTCCCGATGTCCGTTCAAAGAATAGTTATTTAAAAGAGAACTTTTTACCCATCAGAGACAAATTCAAATTTCCTGAAAACGAAAAGATTACCGATGGAATCTATGTGATAAAAACTGGTGGTCACACCGTTGGTCACCAAATTATTCTTATCCAAAGTGAAGGAGAAACTTGTTGCTATTTAGGTGATTTGATTCCTACCCTAAGTCATTTGAAAATTCCTTATATTATGGGTTACGACCTATTCCCTTTGGAAACTATGAAATTTAAAGAAGAACTTTTGAAAAAGGCAAAAAAAGAGAAGTGGTATTTGGTTTTTGAGCACGACCCAAATATTAGTATGATTAAATTTATTAATGAAGAAGAATATCTGGTCATTTGTTAA
- the ligA gene encoding NAD-dependent DNA ligase LigA, protein MDEKEAKKEIERLRKEIRYHDYRYYVLNDPVISDYEYDMLYKRLVELERQFPHLITPDSPTQRVGGEPLKEFQTVTHEIPMLSLDNTYSYDELKEFDKRIRKTVPNARYICELKVDGVAVSLLYRDGKFVRGATRGDGHKGDDITLNLKTIKTLPLNLLTDEPDFLNIEVRGEVYLTKKQFLELNKQREEEGEPLFANPRNACAGSLKLLDPREVAKRNLDIFIHTIPKPPSEKYDSDYQVLKKLKEIGFKVIPHSEILKSIDDVIAYCEEWKDKKEELPYEVDGIVIKVDSFKHRLELGETIKAPRWAVAYKYPPKQATTKIKRIYVQVGRVGTLTPVAEFEPVFLSGTTITHATLHNYDEIKRKDIRVGDWVIIEKAGEVIPQVVKVIKEKRTGEEKEFQMPETCPVCGGKVVREADEVAYRCINASCPAQIKRRIIHFASRQAMDIEGLGEKWVETLVDKGLIKNFSDIYKLKKGDLLKLERMGEKSAENLLKAIEASKNRPFHRVLYALGIRHVGLGTAQILANAFNNIDELMKASKERLSSISGIGPIVAESIYNFFHTKENIELINKLKEVGINFEREKKEEKKILAGKTFVVTGTLKNFTRQQVHELILSLGGNVGTSVSKKTDYLICGADPGSKLDKAKELGVKIISEEEFLEMIKGK, encoded by the coding sequence ATGGATGAAAAAGAAGCAAAAAAGGAGATTGAAAGATTAAGAAAAGAAATAAGATATCACGATTATCGCTATTATGTTTTAAATGACCCGGTTATTTCTGATTATGAATATGATATGCTTTATAAAAGATTGGTTGAATTAGAAAGACAATTTCCCCATCTTATTACTCCCGATTCACCCACCCAAAGAGTTGGTGGCGAGCCATTAAAAGAGTTTCAAACGGTTACCCACGAAATTCCGATGCTTTCTTTGGATAATACTTACTCTTATGATGAATTAAAAGAATTTGATAAAAGAATAAGAAAAACAGTACCGAACGCCCGTTATATCTGTGAATTAAAAGTTGATGGTGTAGCAGTCTCTCTTTTATATCGGGATGGAAAATTCGTTCGTGGTGCTACAAGAGGCGATGGTCATAAGGGTGATGATATTACTTTGAATTTAAAAACAATCAAAACCTTGCCTCTTAATTTGTTAACCGATGAACCCGATTTTCTTAATATTGAAGTAAGAGGAGAAGTTTATCTGACAAAAAAACAATTTTTAGAACTGAATAAACAAAGAGAAGAAGAAGGAGAACCGTTATTTGCCAATCCCCGAAATGCTTGTGCCGGTAGTTTAAAACTTCTTGACCCAAGAGAAGTAGCAAAAAGAAATTTAGACATCTTTATTCATACTATTCCTAAACCCCCTTCCGAAAAATATGATTCCGATTATCAAGTATTAAAAAAGTTAAAAGAGATTGGCTTTAAGGTGATTCCCCATTCGGAAATATTAAAATCAATTGATGATGTTATTGCCTATTGTGAAGAATGGAAAGATAAAAAAGAAGAATTACCTTATGAAGTGGACGGAATTGTTATCAAAGTTGATTCTTTTAAACACCGATTGGAACTTGGTGAAACGATAAAAGCCCCCCGTTGGGCAGTGGCTTATAAATATCCACCGAAACAGGCAACAACAAAAATAAAAAGAATTTATGTCCAGGTTGGAAGGGTAGGCACTTTAACGCCGGTAGCCGAATTTGAACCAGTCTTTCTTTCGGGAACAACAATCACTCACGCGACTTTGCATAATTATGATGAAATAAAAAGAAAGGATATAAGAGTTGGTGATTGGGTAATTATCGAAAAAGCAGGCGAAGTGATTCCCCAGGTGGTAAAGGTAATCAAAGAAAAACGGACGGGCGAAGAAAAGGAATTCCAAATGCCCGAAACCTGTCCAGTTTGTGGCGGTAAGGTCGTGAGAGAGGCAGATGAGGTTGCCTATCGTTGTATTAATGCCAGTTGTCCTGCCCAGATAAAAAGAAGAATTATCCATTTCGCGTCGCGTCAGGCAATGGATATTGAAGGACTGGGAGAAAAATGGGTAGAAACTTTGGTTGATAAAGGATTGATTAAAAACTTTTCTGATATTTACAAATTAAAGAAAGGTGATTTATTAAAATTAGAAAGAATGGGTGAGAAATCTGCCGAAAATTTATTAAAAGCAATTGAAGCAAGCAAAAACCGACCTTTTCATCGGGTATTATATGCTTTAGGTATTAGACATGTTGGTTTAGGAACTGCCCAAATTTTAGCCAATGCTTTTAATAATATTGATGAATTAATGAAGGCATCAAAAGAAAGATTGTCATCCATTAGTGGCATTGGTCCAATCGTTGCCGAAAGTATTTATAACTTTTTCCATACAAAAGAAAATATTGAATTGATTAACAAGTTAAAAGAAGTGGGAATAAACTTTGAGCGCGAGAAGAAAGAGGAAAAAAAGATTTTGGCAGGAAAAACTTTCGTTGTCACCGGTACTTTGAAAAACTTTACCCGCCAACAAGTTCATGAATTGATTTTATCGTTAGGTGGCAATGTGGGAACTTCCGTTAGTAAAAAGACCGATTATCTCATTTGTGGTGCTGACCCTGGTTCCAAATTGGATAAAGCAAAAGAATTGGGAGTGAAGATAATCAGCGAAGAAGAATTCTTAGAGATGATAAAAGGAAAATAA
- a CDS encoding protein-L-isoaspartate(D-aspartate) O-methyltransferase, with protein sequence MKKLLKLLTISIILFCPKMKKENSEEYYTKLRERMVKEQIEARGIKDQRILKAMREVKRHLFVPEAFREESYNDYPLPIGEGQTISQPFIVALMTYLLEPETSDKVLEIGTGSGYQAAVLSLLVKEVYTIEIIEKLAKEAEKRLKELGYHNIKVKWGDGFEGWQEYAPFDKIIITCALPYIPKPLKEQLKEGGKIVAPMEKDGIQVLSLFTKKKGELIEKVCDYVRFVPMRGRIEVEPEEK encoded by the coding sequence ATGAAAAAATTATTGAAATTATTAACCATCTCTATCATTCTTTTCTGTCCAAAAATGAAAAAAGAAAATAGCGAAGAATACTACACAAAATTAAGGGAAAGAATGGTAAAAGAGCAGATTGAGGCAAGAGGAATTAAAGACCAAAGAATATTAAAAGCAATGCGGGAAGTAAAAAGACATCTCTTTGTTCCTGAGGCTTTTAGAGAAGAAAGTTATAACGATTATCCCCTACCAATCGGTGAAGGACAAACTATCTCCCAACCTTTCATTGTCGCCTTAATGACCTATCTTTTAGAACCGGAAACAAGTGATAAAGTATTGGAGATTGGCACCGGCAGTGGATATCAGGCGGCAGTTTTATCGTTATTGGTAAAAGAAGTTTATACCATTGAGATTATTGAAAAGTTGGCAAAGGAGGCAGAGAAAAGGCTTAAAGAACTTGGTTATCATAATATAAAAGTAAAATGGGGCGATGGCTTTGAAGGTTGGCAAGAATATGCTCCCTTTGATAAGATAATTATCACCTGTGCCTTACCTTATATTCCCAAGCCATTAAAAGAACAACTAAAAGAAGGCGGCAAAATTGTGGCACCAATGGAAAAAGATGGTATTCAAGTGTTATCATTATTTACTAAGAAGAAGGGAGAATTAATAGAAAAGGTCTGTGACTATGTCCGCTTTGTTCCAATGCGCGGTAGAATAGAGGTTGAACCAGAAGAAAAGTGA
- the recG gene encoding ATP-dependent DNA helicase RecG: MKKEIPLTLDSDIQYLKGIGPKKAKLFHKLNVYTIEDLLYHLPYRYWNLKDIKKIKDCKIDEEVTIQGKIILVGERESKTKGNIIEIILSDGNDYLKCLWFNRPDLKYKFQKGQELIVSGKIDFYKQKEMVNPYYEILDENNKNRKIYAGTIIPIYPLTEGLSNWDVRRAIKQALEKTYFLIEEDLPEEIIKKYSFYLKRESFKKIHFPEDLKETERARKRLAYSELFYFELILALNKKKYEELKASPIFKTDGELTKKFLSNLPFQLTPSQIKVLKEIEEDLRKGKSMTRLLQGDVGSGKTVIAIYTSLIAIENGYQVAMMAPTEILAEQHFFNWCKELLKLNVRSALLTSSVSKREKERIYLKISQGEIDLVFGTHALLESDVNFKNLGLVIVDEQHRFGVMQRATLLAKGNNPHFLVMTATPIPRTLSYILYGDLDISTIPEKPPGRGKVITKLISVNARNRLIEKIRKACLTGNQVYWVCPTIEESEKLSLRAATKVYEEIKNTFPDLKVALIHGRIKSEERMRIMEEFKKGNIHILVTTTVIEVGVDIPNASIMVIEHPERFGLAQLHQLRGRIGRGEKDSYCFLILPNINDEKILLRLSYFVKSDDGFYLAEKDLELRGPGEFFGTRQHGLPEFKIADLIKDKDLLLMAKRDAFKIIEEDPNLIKFENRIVKENLLRKFADKVELARVI; the protein is encoded by the coding sequence GTGAAAAAAGAAATTCCCCTCACCCTTGATTCAGATATTCAATATCTCAAAGGAATTGGACCAAAGAAAGCAAAACTTTTCCATAAGTTAAATGTCTATACTATTGAAGATTTATTATACCATCTTCCCTATCGCTATTGGAATTTAAAAGATATTAAAAAAATAAAAGATTGTAAAATTGATGAAGAAGTTACTATCCAAGGTAAAATTATCCTTGTTGGCGAAAGAGAATCAAAAACAAAAGGCAATATAATAGAAATTATCCTTTCGGATGGTAATGATTATTTAAAATGTCTCTGGTTTAATAGACCGGATTTAAAATATAAATTTCAAAAAGGTCAGGAATTAATTGTCTCAGGCAAGATTGATTTTTATAAACAAAAAGAGATGGTTAATCCTTATTATGAAATTCTTGACGAAAATAATAAAAATAGAAAAATTTACGCTGGTACAATCATTCCCATCTATCCTTTAACCGAAGGACTTTCTAACTGGGATGTTAGAAGAGCAATAAAACAGGCATTAGAAAAAACTTATTTCCTGATTGAAGAAGACTTACCAGAAGAAATTATCAAAAAATACTCTTTTTATCTTAAAAGAGAATCCTTTAAAAAAATCCATTTTCCGGAAGATTTAAAAGAGACCGAAAGGGCAAGAAAAAGATTAGCCTATTCGGAACTCTTCTATTTTGAACTTATTTTAGCCTTAAATAAGAAAAAGTATGAAGAATTAAAAGCCTCGCCGATTTTTAAGACCGATGGCGAATTAACCAAGAAATTTCTTAGTAATCTACCTTTCCAATTAACCCCTTCCCAAATAAAAGTCCTAAAAGAGATTGAAGAAGATTTAAGAAAAGGAAAAAGTATGACAAGACTCCTCCAAGGAGATGTTGGTAGTGGCAAAACAGTGATTGCTATTTATACCTCCTTGATTGCGATTGAAAATGGCTATCAAGTAGCGATGATGGCACCAACCGAAATCCTTGCTGAGCAACATTTCTTTAATTGGTGTAAAGAACTCTTAAAATTAAATGTAAGAAGTGCCCTATTAACCAGTAGCGTAAGTAAAAGAGAGAAAGAAAGGATATATTTAAAAATTAGTCAAGGAGAGATTGACTTGGTTTTTGGCACCCATGCCTTATTAGAAAGTGATGTCAATTTCAAGAATTTGGGATTAGTGATTGTTGATGAACAACACAGATTTGGTGTTATGCAGAGAGCCACTTTACTTGCCAAAGGTAATAATCCCCATTTCTTGGTTATGACCGCGACACCAATACCAAGAACTTTAAGTTATATTCTTTATGGTGATTTAGATATTTCAACTATACCAGAAAAACCACCAGGCAGAGGAAAGGTGATTACTAAATTGATTAGTGTCAATGCGCGAAATAGATTAATTGAGAAAATAAGAAAAGCCTGCTTAACCGGTAACCAAGTTTATTGGGTATGTCCGACAATTGAAGAGAGTGAAAAGTTGAGTTTAAGAGCAGCAACTAAGGTTTATGAAGAGATAAAAAATACCTTTCCGGATTTAAAGGTTGCCTTAATACACGGCAGAATAAAAAGTGAAGAAAGAATGAGAATAATGGAAGAGTTTAAAAAAGGAAATATCCATATTTTAGTAACCACAACCGTTATTGAAGTTGGTGTTGATATTCCTAATGCTTCAATAATGGTGATTGAACATCCGGAAAGGTTCGGTCTTGCTCAACTACACCAATTAAGAGGAAGGATTGGCAGGGGAGAAAAAGATTCTTATTGCTTTTTAATCTTACCCAATATCAACGATGAAAAAATTCTTTTAAGGTTAAGTTATTTTGTCAAAAGTGATGATGGTTTTTATCTGGCAGAAAAAGATTTAGAATTAAGAGGCCCTGGTGAATTCTTTGGCACCCGACAACACGGACTACCGGAATTTAAGATTGCCGATTTGATAAAAGATAAAGATTTACTATTAATGGCAAAAAGGGATGCCTTCAAAATAATTGAAGAAGACCCAAATTTAATAAAATTTGAAAATAGAATAGTAAAAGAGAATTTATTAAGGAAATTTGCCGACAAAGTGGAATTGGCAAGGGTAATATAA